In the genome of Raphanus sativus cultivar WK10039 chromosome 4, ASM80110v3, whole genome shotgun sequence, one region contains:
- the LOC108853068 gene encoding uncharacterized protein LOC108853068 yields the protein MAKSYSHSASMVVAEKISWYCAVFAAMMLLMSCCHVDDEAGSTDTIVQKQQSSMMITGYSDRRPACDEIYEVKEGETLQTISEKCGDPYIVEGNPHIHDHDDLFPGLLIRITPSF from the coding sequence ATGGCTAAGAGCTATTCTCATTCTGCTTCCATGGTAGTAGCAGAGAAGATCTCATGGTACTGTGCGGTGTTTGCCGCCATGATGCTGCTGATGAGCTGCTGCCACGTAGACGATGAGGCCGGTTCCACGGATACCATCGTGCAGAAGCAGCAGTCATCGATGATGATCACCGGATATTCTGATCGGCGGCCAGCATGCGATGAGATCTATGAAGTGAAAGAAGGAGAGACGTTGCAGACGATAAGTGAAAAGTGTGGAGATCCATACATCGTTGAAGGGAATCCTCATATACATGACCACGATGATCTTTTCCCTGGTTTACTCATCAGAATCACTCCTTCCTTTTAA
- the LOC108854992 gene encoding zinc finger A20 and AN1 domain-containing stress-associated protein 6 has product MAEEHRCQTPEGHRLCANNCGFLGSSATMNLCSNCYGDLCLKQQGSTKSTVESSLSDVSHPSTEIASISTPMIQPLVQNPSAELEIPPKNAPVTVTATEQQQKRPNRCTTCKKRVGLTGFKCRCGVTFCGAHRYPEVHGCTFDFKLAGREEIAKANPLVKVAKLQKI; this is encoded by the coding sequence ATGGCGGAAGAGCATCGATGTCAAACGCCGGAAGGCCACCGTCTCTGTGCTAACAACTGCGGCTTCCTCGGCAGCTCCGCAACCATGAATCTATGCTCTAATTGCTACGGCGATCTCTGTCTTAAACAACAAGGCTCCACTAAATCCACCGTTGAATCCTCTCTCTCCGATGTATCTCATCCGTCTACGGAGATCGCTTCCATCTCTACTCCGATGATCCAGCCTCTCGTTCAAAACCCATCTGCTGAATTGGAGATACCGCCGAAGAACGCGCCGGTGACGGTAACGGCGACGGAGCAGCAGCAGAAACGGCCGAACCGGTGTACCACGTGCAAGAAACGGGTCGGGTTGACCGGGTTCAAGTGCCGGTGCGGGGTGACGTTTTGCGGGGCCCACAGGTATCCGGAGGTCCATGGATGCACCTTCGATTTCAAATTGGCCGGTCGCGAAGAGATCGCGAAGGCGAACCCGCTGGTCAAAGTGGCGAAGCTTCAGAAGATTTGA